In the genome of Desulfallas thermosapovorans DSM 6562, the window TGCTGTAAATCAATTCCCCCTTTACGGAAAGCCCGTACCACCACATCGGTGCAGGCCCCAACAGCAGGTGGAACATCACCGCCCGGGTAGGTTATATTTCGATAGCTGGCGTCGTAGGTCACTCCCCTGGCCACTTCCTCCCGGGCACCGATGACCACCCAATCATAAACATTTCGTTGTTCAGGCGGTATTTTTTCCACCGGTGAAGGAACCGTCAGCTCAGTTAACGACATACCCGCATTCCCCTGCCCGTCGAACTCTGTACCACCACAACCGGCGGCCAAAACAACAAGCAACATTAACACCAGGCTCACCCCGGCGGGAATAGCAACCTTTGTTATTACCGCCACACTAATCGCCCGGAAAAATAAATGTCTTTGTTTTTTGCCCCTGATAATCATCCCGACCTCCTGATTTTTATTATATCTTCCGTATTAAAGGTAGGGTTATTTGTTGCAAAAACCAACCATAAACCCTAAAATTAGTAAAATAACCTTCCTGCAGCCATTTCTACACCTATTTATTACGTTTCATTGTACCAAATTGAATTACGGATATGTTATAATTTTGGAAGGTTACTACAGGAGGTGAATTGTTTTATCAATTAATAAAACGGGGAGGGATAGATTATTGTTTAGGAAAACGATGCGCCGGGCAACAATTTTAGCACTGGTACTGGTATTCGCATTATGTTTTTCCGCTTATGCTGCTGACAGTTCCGATTTATTAAATGTATTGCCGGGGGAACCGGGTGATACTTTAACCAGGTCTGAATTCGGTGCCATGCTGGTTAAAGCCGCCAACTTACAACCCGCAGAAAAGTCAGTTCCGTTGCCCGGCGATGTAAAAGCCGAAGCCTGGTATGCGAGCAGCATGCAAACTCTTTTATCCACGGGTATATTAAGGGGTTTTGGCGATGGTACAGTTAAACCCGACCAACCCATATCCCAGGCCGAGGCTGTAGCCATGGTAGCCAGGACACTGGGGCTGCCCCAGGAAGTACC includes:
- a CDS encoding DUF1287 domain-containing protein, which codes for MIIRGKKQRHLFFRAISVAVITKVAIPAGVSLVLMLLVVLAAGCGGTEFDGQGNAGMSLTELTVPSPVEKIPPEQRNVYDWVVIGAREEVARGVTYDASYRNITYPGGDVPPAVGACTDVVVRAFRKGGIDLQQLIHEDMQQHFELYPQNWGLQGPDTNIDHRRVPNQMAFFNRFGRSLPLSAEEEYLPTWQWGDVVYWRFPNGLEHCGIISDRKNKQGLPLVIHNAGISREEDCLTRWEIIGHYRYPPED